TACCTCGGCTTGCTCGAATATTTCGGACAGTGACCGGCGAAGGCCGGGCAGATCGTCCTGGCGATTTTCGAACACGCCGGTTTGGTTGTAGGCGAACATCAGCGCCTTGCCGAGGGCGGTGAACCTCTGGTCGACACCGATCACGGTCGATCCGAACAACACTCCCTCCGGCGTCAGCGTCTCCGCCAGGTTTGTCAGCGCGACGGCCTTCGTGGACCAGTCACCGGGAAGACAATGCAGAACATAGTTGATCGACACCGAGTCGAACTTCTCGATGCTCTCGTCCAATGGCACCAGAACATCGTGTTCGATCAGCGTGAGAGCAACATCCAGTCGGGATGCAGTGTGTTCGAGTGAGTTGGCGTTGAGGTCCAGGAGGGTGAGGTCGATATCGGCGGGGAGGTCGATGTTGGCGAGGGCCCAGCCGGATCCAGGGCCGACCTCCAGGTGGCGGTGACCGATGTGCCGTCGGTAGAGATCGACGAAATGAGCTCTGTTGCAACGCCATCCGAAACTGTTCGAAAGTCGGATCACCCACAGGTCGTACAGTCGTAGGACAAGCTTGGTGTACGGGGCCGCCCCAGCTCGGGTGGATAGCGATGTCATGTGGTAGTTCGCCTCTCAGAACTTCCGGGAGTTACGGAAGTGTCACCACACCACAGTGGTGTCTTCGACGCGAACTCGACCGAAGAATCTGTTCGTGATGTCGTCTCCGGAATGGTCGAAGCTGGCGACGATCGATGCGAGCTCGTCCACGAGAGCGCGAAGCGCAGGGGAGTAGACATCGATTCCGCTGTCGCGGAACCAGCCCCAAGCGGGCGGAATGCAGCTGATAGCGACGACGATCTCGCAGCCGTGGTGTACGTCGACTTCGATCCGAATGTCTCTGGGTGCGTCGCCAACTGGATCGACAGGGGTGGTCCCGGAGAATTCGGTAGCGGAGGGACGGTAGCTGCGGGCCATCGTGATGTCGTCGCGAATCATCTCGGCGATGCTGTCGAGTCCCGAATGTCGGCCGAGACGGCCGTGGCTCGAACCGTACTGTCGATGAGTTTCGGTGATCGGCCGCGACGTGCGAAGTATCCGATTCAGCATTCGCTGCGCCGTGTCCCGTTCCGAGCTGCCCGTGCGGGGGTGGTCGATCAACGTTCGCAGCCGGGAGACTCTGACTGCGGGGTTGGTTGCCATGGGCCGAGAATATCGCGCAGGCGGCATCGGCGGCACATATCCTGATTCCATGGAGTCCGTTGACGTCGTCATCCGCTCGGTCGACGCAAAGGACGTACGCGATCCGCAGAAATTGGCGTCGATC
The nucleotide sequence above comes from Rhodococcoides fascians A25f. Encoded proteins:
- a CDS encoding class I SAM-dependent methyltransferase produces the protein MTSLSTRAGAAPYTKLVLRLYDLWVIRLSNSFGWRCNRAHFVDLYRRHIGHRHLEVGPGSGWALANIDLPADIDLTLLDLNANSLEHTASRLDVALTLIEHDVLVPLDESIEKFDSVSINYVLHCLPGDWSTKAVALTNLAETLTPEGVLFGSTVIGVDQRFTALGKALMFAYNQTGVFENRQDDLPGLRRSLSEIFEQAEVTMVGNVAIFVARRPRTRP